One region of Mangifera indica cultivar Alphonso chromosome 3, CATAS_Mindica_2.1, whole genome shotgun sequence genomic DNA includes:
- the LOC123210032 gene encoding uncharacterized protein LOC123210032 isoform X1: protein MQTLSNARLLSRVLRPLILLNSPEVQIFIASNNRLQQWHQRNTFSSFSPFLSVKFAEENRLQTSTDLVRLMLTSRAFFSKEVKSIECNPSATVKELYDKMLESVNIKRSMPPNDWLWSLIENCKNHDDIKLLFDILENLRRFRLSNLRIHSNFDCNLCREVAKACVRVGAIDFGKKALWTNNMYGLSPSVASAHHLLLFAKDHKDAKLMVEVMKLLKRNNLPLQPGTADIVFRICYDIDDWDLISKYSQTFIKAGAKLRQTTFNTWMEFAAKRGDTEALWNIENLRSELMKQHSLVTGFSCAKGLLLEGKPEEAAAIIQVLNQTLSDAKRSGIMNELQKLINEWPLDVIRHRKEDKKTVATALKSDIPAMITTLANWGLEVSVNLEALTRMESIMA from the exons ATGCAAACACTCTCGAACGCGCGTCTACTCAGTCGAGTCTTGAGACCGTTGATTCTCCTGAACTCGCCTGAGGTACAAATCTTCATTGCCTCTAACAATCGTCTTCAACAATGGCATCAGCGCaacactttttcttctttttctcccttCCTCTCAG TAAAATTTGCAGAAGAAAATCGTTTGCAAACATCAACAGACCTAGTGCGTTTAATGTTGACATCGAGAGCTTTCTTTTCTAAGGAGGTGAAAAGCATTGAGTGCAATCCCTCAG CGACGGTGAAGGAGCTATATGATAAGATGCTCGAATCTGTGAACATTAAACGATCAATGCCCCCGAATGATTGGTTGTGGTCATTGATTGAAAACTGTAAAAACCATGATGATATCAAACTTCTATTCGACATTTTGGAGAACCTCCGCAGATTT AGATTGTCAAATCTTCGCATTCATTCCAATTTTGATTGCAATCTTTGCCGGGAAGTTGCAAAGGCATGTGTTCGTGTAGGAGCCATTGATTTTG GAAAGAAGGCTTTGTGGACGAATAACATGTATGGATTGAGTCCTAGTGTTGCTTCTGCCCATCATTTGCTG TTATTTGCTAAAGATCACAAGGATGCTAAACTCATGGTGGAAGTAATGAAACTTTTGAAACGCAATAATTTACCATTACAACCTGGAACAGCAGACATTGTTTTCAG AATTTGCTATGACATAGATGATTGGGACTTGATCTCCAAGTATTCCCAAACATTTATCAAGGCTGGAGCAAAGTTGCGACAAACTACGTTCAACACTTGGATGGAATTTGCTGCTAAAAGAG GAGACACTGAGGCATTGTGGAATATTGAGAACTTGAGATCTGAGTTGATGAAGCAGCATTCTCTTGTGACTGGGTTTTCATGTGCTAAG GGTCTTTTACTGGAAGGTAAGCCTGAGGAAGCTGCTGCCATCATTCAAGTTCTTAATCAG ACTTTATCTGATGCAAAGAGGTCAGGCATTATGAATGAACTTCAGAAGCTGATAAACGAGTGGCCTTTAGACGTTATAAGGCATCGAAAAGAGGACAAGAAG ACAGTAGCTACTGCTTTAAAATCTGATATTCCTGCCATGATTACTACTCTCGCAAATTGGGGCTTGGAGGTGAGCGTAAATTTAGAAGCCTTGACAAGGATGGAAAGTATTATGGCTTAA
- the LOC123210032 gene encoding uncharacterized protein LOC123210032 isoform X2 gives MQTLSNARLLSRVLRPLILLNSPEVQIFIASNNRLQQWHQRNTFSSFSPFLSEENRLQTSTDLVRLMLTSRAFFSKEVKSIECNPSATVKELYDKMLESVNIKRSMPPNDWLWSLIENCKNHDDIKLLFDILENLRRFRLSNLRIHSNFDCNLCREVAKACVRVGAIDFGKKALWTNNMYGLSPSVASAHHLLLFAKDHKDAKLMVEVMKLLKRNNLPLQPGTADIVFRICYDIDDWDLISKYSQTFIKAGAKLRQTTFNTWMEFAAKRGDTEALWNIENLRSELMKQHSLVTGFSCAKGLLLEGKPEEAAAIIQVLNQTLSDAKRSGIMNELQKLINEWPLDVIRHRKEDKKTVATALKSDIPAMITTLANWGLEVSVNLEALTRMESIMA, from the exons ATGCAAACACTCTCGAACGCGCGTCTACTCAGTCGAGTCTTGAGACCGTTGATTCTCCTGAACTCGCCTGAGGTACAAATCTTCATTGCCTCTAACAATCGTCTTCAACAATGGCATCAGCGCaacactttttcttctttttctcccttCCTCTCAG AAGAAAATCGTTTGCAAACATCAACAGACCTAGTGCGTTTAATGTTGACATCGAGAGCTTTCTTTTCTAAGGAGGTGAAAAGCATTGAGTGCAATCCCTCAG CGACGGTGAAGGAGCTATATGATAAGATGCTCGAATCTGTGAACATTAAACGATCAATGCCCCCGAATGATTGGTTGTGGTCATTGATTGAAAACTGTAAAAACCATGATGATATCAAACTTCTATTCGACATTTTGGAGAACCTCCGCAGATTT AGATTGTCAAATCTTCGCATTCATTCCAATTTTGATTGCAATCTTTGCCGGGAAGTTGCAAAGGCATGTGTTCGTGTAGGAGCCATTGATTTTG GAAAGAAGGCTTTGTGGACGAATAACATGTATGGATTGAGTCCTAGTGTTGCTTCTGCCCATCATTTGCTG TTATTTGCTAAAGATCACAAGGATGCTAAACTCATGGTGGAAGTAATGAAACTTTTGAAACGCAATAATTTACCATTACAACCTGGAACAGCAGACATTGTTTTCAG AATTTGCTATGACATAGATGATTGGGACTTGATCTCCAAGTATTCCCAAACATTTATCAAGGCTGGAGCAAAGTTGCGACAAACTACGTTCAACACTTGGATGGAATTTGCTGCTAAAAGAG GAGACACTGAGGCATTGTGGAATATTGAGAACTTGAGATCTGAGTTGATGAAGCAGCATTCTCTTGTGACTGGGTTTTCATGTGCTAAG GGTCTTTTACTGGAAGGTAAGCCTGAGGAAGCTGCTGCCATCATTCAAGTTCTTAATCAG ACTTTATCTGATGCAAAGAGGTCAGGCATTATGAATGAACTTCAGAAGCTGATAAACGAGTGGCCTTTAGACGTTATAAGGCATCGAAAAGAGGACAAGAAG ACAGTAGCTACTGCTTTAAAATCTGATATTCCTGCCATGATTACTACTCTCGCAAATTGGGGCTTGGAGGTGAGCGTAAATTTAGAAGCCTTGACAAGGATGGAAAGTATTATGGCTTAA